A genomic segment from Aulosira sp. FACHB-615 encodes:
- a CDS encoding GTP cyclohydrolase II, protein MPKPNSVSRHIVLTSHPSRFGPKPIPINWGGSEPMERGPVIATLTNQGHRNVIGTHSGGYAIYRALAVASGALQTDHRADLTNTSPIEQIGPHPSWADPDKIVSLDPLGAIAPEVFSAYLQQGYDIRPTIAITKAHINMPELQEAVAKGRLQVDGQIMKAGGDLVVTKAAIEPVWYLPGVAKRFGITEGDLRRALFEQTGGMFPELVTRSDLEVFLPPIGGLTVYIVGDITAITDPSRPVAVRVHDECNGSDVFGSDICTCRPYLVHGIEVCVQTAQEGGVGIIVYCRKEGRALGEVTKFLVYNARKRQEGGDRADAYFARTECVAGVQDMRFQELMPDVLHWLGITRIDRMVSMSNMKFNAITQSGIEIVERIAIPEDLIPQDARVEIEAKKAAGYYTTGDVLDTDGLAEVKGRSLE, encoded by the coding sequence ATGCCAAAGCCAAATAGTGTTTCCCGGCATATTGTTTTAACATCACATCCAAGTCGTTTCGGCCCCAAGCCAATACCCATCAACTGGGGCGGAAGTGAACCGATGGAACGTGGCCCGGTAATTGCAACGTTGACGAACCAAGGCCATCGCAATGTAATTGGGACTCATTCGGGCGGATATGCGATTTATCGGGCTTTAGCGGTGGCGAGTGGCGCTTTACAAACAGACCACCGCGCTGATTTAACGAATACTTCCCCAATTGAGCAAATCGGCCCCCATCCTAGCTGGGCTGACCCTGATAAAATTGTCTCACTTGATCCCTTGGGAGCGATCGCCCCAGAGGTTTTTTCTGCTTATTTACAGCAGGGTTACGATATCCGCCCGACAATTGCCATTACCAAGGCACATATTAATATGCCGGAACTGCAAGAGGCGGTGGCGAAAGGGCGCTTGCAGGTGGATGGACAAATTATGAAAGCTGGCGGTGATTTGGTGGTGACGAAAGCAGCCATTGAACCAGTGTGGTATTTACCTGGAGTGGCTAAACGCTTTGGTATTACTGAAGGCGATTTACGCCGCGCCTTGTTTGAACAAACTGGGGGGATGTTCCCCGAACTAGTGACACGTTCTGATTTAGAAGTATTCTTACCGCCCATTGGGGGTTTAACTGTATATATTGTGGGGGATATCACCGCAATTACCGACCCTAGTAGACCTGTGGCTGTGCGGGTACATGATGAGTGTAATGGTTCTGATGTCTTTGGTTCAGATATTTGTACCTGTCGCCCTTATTTAGTCCACGGGATTGAGGTATGTGTCCAAACTGCTCAGGAAGGCGGTGTGGGAATTATTGTCTACTGTCGCAAAGAAGGGCGGGCTTTGGGCGAGGTGACGAAGTTCTTAGTATACAACGCCCGGAAGCGTCAGGAAGGAGGCGATCGCGCTGATGCCTATTTTGCCCGGACAGAATGTGTCGCGGGTGTCCAAGATATGCGCTTTCAGGAACTCATGCCCGATGTGTTACATTGGCTGGGCATTACCCGCATTGACCGGATGGTGTCGATGAGTAATATGAAATTCAATGCCATTACTCAGTCTGGTATTGAAATTGTTGAACGCATTGCGATACCGGAAGATTTGATTCCCCAAGACGCGCGGGTGGAAATTGAAGCCAAGAAGGCTGCTGGTTATTACACTACGGGGGATGTGTTAGATACGGATGGTTTGGCGGAGGTGAAGGGACGTTCTTTGGAGTAA
- a CDS encoding tetratricopeptide repeat protein — MDSLSINSLLEDLKNPNASVREKATKKLWRIWFQQKGIHGLEKIDKSQKLLDAGKTTEAESLLTRLIQEQPDFAEAWNRRAFLYYSLGKYKESLADCQMVIQINPVHFGALHGMGLCYAAIGQYVDAIKAFKRALAIQPYSLVNQKLILECTLRLS, encoded by the coding sequence ATGGATTCTTTATCTATTAATTCTTTACTTGAAGATTTGAAGAACCCTAATGCTTCTGTCCGGGAAAAAGCAACCAAGAAACTGTGGCGGATCTGGTTTCAGCAAAAGGGAATTCACGGTCTGGAAAAAATCGACAAAAGCCAAAAACTGCTGGATGCAGGTAAAACCACGGAAGCGGAATCACTGTTGACTAGACTCATCCAAGAACAGCCTGATTTTGCCGAAGCTTGGAATCGCCGCGCTTTTCTGTACTACAGTCTCGGTAAATATAAAGAATCTCTGGCAGACTGTCAGATGGTGATTCAAATCAACCCAGTGCATTTTGGCGCACTGCATGGTATGGGCTTATGCTATGCAGCTATTGGTCAGTATGTGGATGCAATTAAAGCCTTTAAACGTGCTTTAGCAATTCAACCTTATTCTTTAGTCAATCAAAAACTGATTTTAGAATGTACACTCAGACTCAGTTAA
- a CDS encoding ABC transporter substrate-binding protein, with the protein MNPLPPTTTVIHRFSRRQFIQYGSICMGSGLLAACTNSNQPANSSSQLDKVSFGTNWYAQAEHGGFYQAIATGIYQKHGLDVTIKMGGPQVPSGTQLLVGGAVDFFMGYGIDAINAIAQGIPKITVAAIFQKDPQCLISHPNPAIKTLADLKGKPIYISAAANVTYWPVLKVKYGFTDDQKRPYNFNPAPFLADKTSAQQAYITSEPYAIEKQGGFKPTVFLLADYGYTTYATTIETKKELVDKNPDLVQRFVDASIKGWYSYLENPQPGNQLIKQDNPEMTDDQLAYGIQKLKEYGIITSGTAEKQGIGSMSEERWQGLYDSLVTAGVYKPNVNYKDAFTLQFVNKGIEYYSR; encoded by the coding sequence ATGAATCCGTTACCACCCACAACAACAGTGATTCATCGCTTTAGTCGCCGCCAGTTTATTCAGTATGGTTCCATCTGTATGGGTAGCGGCTTGCTTGCTGCTTGCACCAACAGTAACCAACCAGCTAATTCAAGTTCACAGTTAGATAAAGTCAGCTTTGGGACAAACTGGTATGCACAAGCAGAACATGGCGGATTTTACCAAGCGATCGCTACTGGTATTTACCAAAAGCATGGTCTAGATGTCACCATTAAAATGGGTGGCCCACAAGTACCAAGCGGCACTCAGTTGTTAGTCGGGGGTGCAGTTGACTTTTTTATGGGGTATGGCATCGATGCCATTAACGCCATTGCCCAAGGAATCCCCAAAATTACCGTCGCGGCCATCTTCCAAAAAGACCCGCAATGTCTGATCTCCCATCCCAACCCAGCAATTAAAACCCTTGCCGACCTCAAAGGCAAACCAATTTATATCTCAGCAGCAGCAAACGTCACATATTGGCCAGTTCTCAAAGTCAAGTATGGTTTTACCGACGACCAAAAACGCCCCTACAACTTTAATCCTGCCCCCTTCCTGGCAGATAAAACCTCAGCACAGCAAGCTTACATCACCTCAGAACCCTACGCCATTGAAAAACAAGGCGGGTTTAAACCCACAGTATTTTTACTAGCAGATTATGGTTACACTACCTACGCCACAACTATAGAAACCAAAAAAGAACTAGTAGACAAAAATCCCGATTTAGTCCAGCGATTTGTTGACGCTTCGATTAAAGGTTGGTACAGCTACCTGGAAAATCCCCAACCCGGAAATCAACTCATCAAACAAGATAACCCCGAAATGACCGATGACCAACTAGCTTACGGCATTCAAAAACTCAAAGAATATGGGATTATTACTTCTGGTACTGCCGAAAAGCAAGGTATCGGGTCAATGAGTGAGGAACGCTGGCAAGGACTCTACGATAGTCTGGTAACGGCTGGGGTTTACAAACCCAATGTTAACTACAAAGATGCCTTCACCTTGCAATTCGTCAATAAAGGCATAGAGTATTACAGCAGGTGA
- a CDS encoding ABC transporter ATP-binding protein gives MNNHPAITLSHISKVYANGTVALQDLNLAIPEAQFISLVGASGCGKSTVLRLIAGLGKVSSGNINWGIPQAARKLAFVFQDAALMPWATVRENIRLPLKLARTPKQEAQNLVQQALTLVGLTNCADSYPRQLSGGMKMRVSIARALVTQPNILLMDEPFGALDEITRSKLNSDLLDLWQKYHWTVVFVTHNIYEAVYLSNRVLVMGINPGRVVADIAIDVPYPRDEEFRTSLLYNEYCRKISRCLAETIN, from the coding sequence ATGAATAACCATCCAGCGATTACTCTAAGTCACATTAGCAAGGTCTACGCTAACGGCACTGTTGCCTTACAAGACCTAAACTTAGCAATTCCCGAAGCGCAATTTATCAGCTTAGTAGGTGCTTCGGGATGCGGTAAAAGTACAGTATTGCGATTAATAGCCGGATTAGGTAAAGTTAGTTCCGGTAACATCAATTGGGGCATACCTCAAGCAGCGCGAAAATTAGCCTTTGTCTTTCAAGATGCCGCCCTCATGCCCTGGGCAACAGTGAGAGAAAACATCCGCCTACCGCTAAAATTGGCGAGAACACCCAAGCAAGAAGCTCAAAATTTAGTCCAGCAAGCCTTAACATTAGTCGGACTGACAAATTGTGCTGATAGCTATCCCCGGCAATTATCTGGGGGGATGAAAATGCGCGTTTCCATTGCTAGGGCGTTAGTTACTCAACCCAACATTCTGTTAATGGATGAACCCTTTGGGGCTTTAGATGAAATTACCCGCAGCAAACTCAACAGCGATTTATTAGATTTGTGGCAGAAATATCACTGGACTGTGGTGTTTGTCACTCATAATATTTACGAGGCGGTGTATTTATCGAATCGCGTCTTAGTGATGGGGATAAATCCTGGGCGGGTGGTGGCGGATATCGCAATTGATGTGCCTTATCCCCGTGATGAAGAATTTCGGACATCATTGTTATATAACGAATATTGCCGCAAGATTTCCCGTTGTTTAGCGGAAACTATAAATTAA
- a CDS encoding ABC transporter permease encodes MKIFDRKIQSKLIDAETLAPVVVGVLVLLLWDILVRVTNLPPYILPGPLLVLQTLIADWNELFPSLLITLQITVVAFIAAVVSGLLMAILFTQSKWIEKSLFPYTVILQTTPIVAIAPLIILWFKNNTFAALVVCAWIVAFFPIVSNTTLGLNSVDRNLLNLFQLYKASRWQTLWYLRLPSAMPYFLGGLKISGGLALIGAVVAEFVAGTGGAKSGIAYRILISSYNLQIPRMFAALFLTTGLGVLIFVSLSYLSDFILSKWHESAVKYEN; translated from the coding sequence ATGAAAATTTTTGATAGGAAGATACAAAGTAAGTTGATTGACGCTGAGACTTTAGCACCTGTTGTAGTTGGGGTGTTAGTGTTACTGCTGTGGGATATTTTGGTACGAGTCACTAATTTACCACCTTATATTTTGCCTGGGCCGTTATTAGTATTGCAAACACTAATTGCTGATTGGAACGAGTTATTTCCTTCGTTATTAATTACGTTACAAATTACAGTGGTGGCTTTTATTGCGGCTGTGGTTTCTGGCTTATTAATGGCGATTTTATTTACCCAAAGTAAGTGGATAGAAAAAAGTTTATTTCCCTATACCGTCATTTTACAGACAACGCCGATAGTAGCGATCGCACCCCTGATCATCCTCTGGTTCAAAAACAACACCTTCGCCGCCCTTGTAGTCTGTGCTTGGATAGTTGCATTTTTCCCCATCGTCTCTAACACTACTCTGGGACTCAACAGCGTTGACCGCAACTTACTCAACCTCTTTCAACTCTACAAAGCTTCACGCTGGCAAACCCTCTGGTATCTGCGTTTACCCAGTGCTATGCCTTATTTCTTAGGCGGGTTAAAAATTAGCGGTGGTTTAGCCTTAATAGGTGCTGTCGTCGCAGAATTTGTCGCCGGGACTGGTGGGGCAAAATCCGGCATTGCCTACCGTATCCTGATTTCTAGCTATAACCTGCAAATTCCGCGAATGTTTGCCGCCTTATTTCTCACCACTGGCTTGGGTGTATTAATATTTGTCAGCCTCAGTTATCTATCAGATTTTATATTAAGTAAATGGCACGAAAGCGCCGTGAAATATGAAAATTAG
- a CDS encoding type II toxin-antitoxin system RelE/ParE family toxin — MTYEVKFTKSARKSFKKLSPEVQERIQIKIDELVIEPRPNGVKKLKGEENLYRIRVGDYRVIYEIFDDVLLVSVVEVGHRSNIYKDES; from the coding sequence GTGACTTACGAAGTTAAATTTACAAAGAGTGCGAGGAAAAGCTTTAAAAAACTATCTCCAGAAGTACAAGAACGTATCCAAATCAAGATAGATGAATTGGTAATAGAACCTCGTCCTAACGGAGTAAAAAAGTTAAAAGGTGAAGAAAACTTATATCGAATTAGAGTCGGTGATTACCGTGTTATCTATGAGATTTTTGATGATGTTTTATTGGTAAGTGTGGTAGAAGTAGGACATCGTAGTAATATATACAAGGATGAAAGTTAA
- a CDS encoding FAD-binding oxidoreductase yields MATTDLETLTAAFTDIETITDPNQVAKLSQDYHTFSPVLVPKLAGKVGDIVVRPANEEEVIKAASICAELRIPVTVRGAGTGNYGQCVPMYGGVILDMTKMQEILWVKPGVGRVQAGVKLTALDKKAREIGWEMRMAPSTYRTATIGGFIAGGSGGIGSIQYGLLGDRGNLLALRVVTLEKEPRIIELRGDDVQKVNHAWGINGIITEVEIPLGTAYPWAEVIVTFNDFMTAAKFGQALGNADGMIKKLISIFASPIPEYFSALHQYIPVDTHAALLMIAEPSLELLPGLVQQYNGQITYQKPAQEAGKGLNLAEFTWNHTTLHARSVDTSITYLQSIFPADKGLELVEELYHYFGDEVMMHLEFIRVNGQAIPAALQLVRYTTEARLNEIIEYHEAKGVFIANPHTYIIEDGGRKVIDPEQLKFKEMVDPYGLMNPGKSKVLSFEC; encoded by the coding sequence ATGGCAACTACCGATTTAGAAACACTCACTGCTGCTTTTACAGATATCGAAACTATCACTGACCCCAACCAAGTAGCCAAATTATCCCAGGATTACCACACATTTAGCCCTGTGCTTGTACCCAAATTAGCAGGCAAAGTCGGGGATATTGTTGTCCGTCCTGCTAACGAAGAAGAAGTCATAAAAGCAGCCTCGATATGTGCCGAATTACGCATACCAGTAACTGTGCGCGGTGCGGGAACTGGGAACTATGGGCAATGCGTACCGATGTACGGTGGCGTAATTTTAGACATGACCAAAATGCAAGAAATTCTCTGGGTAAAGCCAGGGGTAGGGCGGGTACAAGCTGGGGTGAAATTGACAGCCTTAGATAAAAAAGCACGAGAAATTGGCTGGGAAATGCGGATGGCACCCTCAACCTACCGCACAGCAACTATTGGGGGCTTTATCGCTGGAGGGAGTGGTGGTATTGGTTCGATACAGTATGGGTTACTTGGCGATCGCGGTAATCTTTTGGCATTGCGCGTGGTAACTTTAGAAAAAGAACCCCGTATCATCGAACTGCGTGGTGACGATGTGCAGAAAGTCAACCATGCTTGGGGAATTAACGGCATTATCACCGAAGTTGAAATTCCTTTAGGGACTGCTTATCCTTGGGCGGAAGTTATTGTCACCTTTAACGACTTTATGACAGCCGCTAAATTTGGTCAGGCATTAGGTAACGCCGATGGGATGATCAAAAAATTAATCTCTATCTTCGCTTCACCCATCCCAGAATACTTTAGCGCCTTACATCAATATATTCCTGTTGATACTCATGCAGCCTTATTAATGATTGCAGAACCAAGTTTAGAACTATTACCGGGTTTGGTACAGCAATACAACGGTCAAATTACCTATCAAAAGCCAGCCCAAGAAGCAGGTAAAGGACTCAATTTAGCTGAATTTACCTGGAACCACACCACCTTACACGCCCGCAGCGTTGATACTTCCATCACCTACTTGCAATCTATCTTCCCTGCCGACAAAGGTTTAGAACTAGTAGAAGAGCTTTATCATTATTTCGGTGATGAAGTGATGATGCACTTAGAATTTATTCGCGTCAACGGCCAAGCTATACCTGCGGCTTTACAACTTGTACGTTATACCACCGAAGCACGCCTGAATGAAATTATCGAGTATCACGAAGCTAAAGGTGTGTTTATTGCCAACCCTCATACCTATATTATTGAAGACGGTGGCAGAAAAGTAATTGACCCTGAACAGTTGAAATTTAAAGAAATGGTTGACCCTTATGGGTTAATGAATCCTGGTAAGAGTAAAGTGCTGAGTTTTGAGTGCTGA
- a CDS encoding FAD-binding oxidoreductase: protein MKGIATDIASIVGEENIVLWENLAASQRKSIQQATSAVNSPCIVYPHTQTQLSQVMATAHQNQWRVLPCGSGSKLNWGGLAKGIDIVVSTERINQLIEHAVGDLTITVEAGMKFAQIQGILAKSRQFLALDPTDPETATIGGIVATGDTGSLRQRYGSVRDQLLGITFVRADGQIAKAGGRVVKNVAGYDLMKLFTGSYGTLGIISQVTFRVYPMQEVAGTVVLTGTAEAISQAASTLRGSALTPTQADLLSAQLVSNLGLGTGLGLIARFQSISESVKEQSNRLLEVGTKLGLNGAVYADADDTNLWQRLQNQIKSPDTESAITCKIGVLPSAAVEILNQVNIGLVHISSGLGWLQLEEKSQVLKLRDRTQNHQGFLSILTAPATVKQNIDVWGNIGNALPLMRRIKAQFDSQNILSPGRFVGGI, encoded by the coding sequence ATGAAAGGTATTGCAACCGATATTGCATCTATTGTTGGCGAAGAAAATATTGTTCTTTGGGAAAATCTCGCAGCCAGTCAACGAAAATCTATTCAACAGGCGACATCTGCCGTAAATTCCCCTTGTATTGTCTATCCCCACACTCAAACACAACTATCTCAAGTCATGGCCACCGCCCATCAAAATCAGTGGCGAGTCCTGCCTTGTGGGAGTGGTAGTAAACTGAACTGGGGTGGTTTAGCCAAAGGTATTGATATTGTCGTCAGTACAGAACGAATTAACCAACTCATCGAACATGCGGTGGGAGATTTGACTATTACAGTCGAAGCCGGGATGAAATTCGCCCAAATCCAAGGAATTTTGGCAAAATCACGCCAATTTCTTGCCCTTGACCCCACAGACCCAGAAACAGCAACCATAGGTGGTATTGTAGCTACTGGTGATACAGGTTCTCTGCGACAACGTTATGGAAGTGTCCGCGACCAGTTACTTGGTATTACCTTTGTACGTGCAGATGGACAAATTGCCAAAGCTGGTGGACGAGTTGTTAAAAACGTTGCTGGCTATGACTTGATGAAGTTGTTTACTGGGTCTTACGGCACATTAGGAATTATTAGTCAAGTCACTTTTCGCGTGTATCCGATGCAAGAAGTAGCGGGTACTGTGGTGTTAACTGGAACAGCAGAGGCCATATCTCAAGCTGCTTCTACATTGCGAGGTTCAGCGTTAACACCAACCCAAGCTGATTTACTATCTGCACAACTTGTATCTAACTTAGGTTTGGGTACAGGATTAGGATTAATTGCCCGTTTTCAAAGTATTAGTGAAAGTGTCAAAGAACAATCAAACCGCCTTTTGGAAGTCGGTACAAAGTTGGGTTTAAATGGGGCAGTATACGCCGATGCAGATGATACCAATCTATGGCAGAGATTACAAAACCAAATCAAATCTCCTGACACAGAGTCGGCAATTACCTGCAAAATAGGAGTGTTACCAAGCGCGGCTGTGGAGATTTTAAATCAAGTGAACATTGGTTTAGTTCATATTAGTAGCGGTTTGGGTTGGCTACAATTAGAGGAGAAAAGTCAAGTTTTAAAATTGCGCGATCGCACTCAAAATCATCAAGGTTTCTTATCTATTTTAACTGCACCTGCAACAGTCAAGCAAAATATTGATGTTTGGGGTAACATCGGTAATGCTTTGCCCTTGATGCGCCGCATTAAAGCACAGTTTGATAGCCAAAATATTTTAAGTCCGGGTCGATTTGTCGGTGGAATTTAA